A genomic segment from Ramlibacter agri encodes:
- a CDS encoding glutathione peroxidase: MSSVYDFEAQHIDGTPARLAEYRGQVLLIVNTASACGFTPQFAGLEELNKKYGPQGLVVLGFPCNQFGKQDPGSNDEIAGFCQANYGVSFPMMEKIEVNGPEAHPLYKWLTHEKPGMLGTEFIKWNFTKFLVGKDGQVRKRFAPQDTPQKLAQDIEQALAA; encoded by the coding sequence ATGTCCTCTGTTTACGACTTCGAAGCGCAGCACATCGACGGCACGCCAGCCCGCTTGGCGGAATACCGCGGCCAGGTGCTGCTGATCGTCAATACGGCCAGCGCCTGCGGCTTCACGCCGCAGTTCGCCGGGCTGGAGGAGTTGAACAAGAAGTACGGGCCGCAAGGCCTGGTGGTGCTGGGCTTTCCCTGCAACCAGTTCGGCAAGCAGGACCCGGGCAGCAACGACGAGATCGCCGGCTTCTGCCAGGCCAACTACGGCGTGAGCTTTCCGATGATGGAAAAGATCGAGGTCAACGGCCCCGAGGCGCACCCGCTGTACAAGTGGCTCACGCACGAGAAGCCCGGCATGCTGGGGACCGAATTCATCAAGTGGAACTTCACCAAGTTCCTCGTCGGCAAGGACGGCCAGGTGCGCAAGCGCTTCGCGCCGCAGGACACGCCGCAGAAGCTGGCGCAGGACATCGAGCAGGCCCTGGCTGCTTGA
- a CDS encoding Mut7-C RNAse domain-containing protein — MSPEDAPRFAADAMLGRLARWLRALGFDTAYDIAIADPVLVELANAEGRILLTRDRHLLRDLRPQRAVEVRVDDPLQQLRDVAQELALTGPVAMFSRCLLCNALLVPLSAREQELLLAGMEHAPSGPVLHCPICRKLYWDGSHARRMRRALEQVLPGWGAT, encoded by the coding sequence TTGAGCCCTGAAGACGCGCCCCGCTTCGCCGCCGACGCCATGTTGGGCCGGCTGGCGCGGTGGCTGCGCGCGCTGGGCTTCGACACCGCCTACGACATCGCCATCGCCGACCCGGTGCTGGTGGAACTCGCCAACGCCGAAGGCCGCATCCTGCTCACGCGCGACCGCCACCTGCTGCGCGACCTCCGGCCGCAGCGCGCCGTGGAAGTGCGCGTCGACGATCCGCTGCAGCAGCTGCGCGATGTCGCGCAGGAACTCGCGCTGACGGGCCCGGTGGCGATGTTCTCGCGCTGCCTGCTGTGCAACGCCTTGCTGGTGCCGCTGTCGGCGCGCGAACAGGAACTGCTGCTCGCCGGCATGGAGCACGCGCCTTCGGGCCCGGTGCTGCATTGCCCGATCTGCCGCAAGCTCTATTGGGATGGCTCGCATGCGCGCCGCATGCGCCGCGCGCTGGAGCAGGTGCTGCCCGGCTGGGGCGCTACGTGA
- the glcF gene encoding glycolate oxidase subunit GlcF has protein sequence MQTHLSPEFQGTPEGAEAEAILRKCVHCGFCTATCPTYQVLGDELDGPRGRIYLIKQVLEGEQPTRKTQLHLDRCLTCRNCESTCPSGVDYGNLVDIGRGIVERKVGRDAPSQALRWSLKEGLTSAAFKPAMKLGQAVRGLLPGVLRDKVPPPQRAGAWPRRTHARKMLLLEGCVQPAMMPNINSATARVLDAAGIQSVVASAAGCCGALKFHLNDQDGGRAQMRANIDAWWPFVERGEVEAIVMNASGCGVTVREYGHHLQHDVAYAKKAARISELTRDLSELLPELVTALRDKVKPAPGLFAYHPPCTLQHGQKLRGGVEQGMAALGFEVRVAMNESHLCCGSAGTYSVLQPDIAHTLRDRKLGHLGALQPQAILSANIGCIQHLQSGTAMPVKHWVEALDAVLT, from the coding sequence ATGCAGACCCATCTCTCGCCCGAATTCCAGGGCACGCCCGAAGGCGCCGAGGCCGAAGCCATCCTGCGCAAGTGCGTGCACTGCGGCTTCTGCACCGCCACCTGCCCGACCTACCAGGTGCTGGGCGACGAACTCGACGGGCCGCGCGGCCGCATCTACCTGATCAAGCAGGTGCTGGAAGGCGAGCAGCCCACGCGCAAGACGCAGCTGCACCTGGACCGCTGCCTCACCTGCCGCAATTGCGAGAGCACCTGCCCGAGCGGCGTGGACTACGGCAACCTGGTCGACATCGGCCGCGGCATCGTGGAGCGCAAGGTGGGGCGCGATGCGCCCTCCCAGGCTTTGCGCTGGAGCTTGAAGGAAGGCCTGACCTCCGCCGCCTTCAAGCCGGCGATGAAGCTGGGCCAGGCCGTGCGCGGGCTGCTGCCCGGCGTGCTGCGCGACAAGGTGCCGCCGCCGCAGCGCGCGGGCGCCTGGCCGCGCCGCACGCATGCGCGCAAGATGCTGCTGCTGGAAGGCTGCGTGCAGCCGGCGATGATGCCCAACATCAACAGTGCCACGGCGCGCGTGCTCGATGCGGCCGGCATCCAGTCGGTGGTCGCCTCGGCGGCGGGCTGCTGCGGTGCACTCAAGTTCCACCTGAACGACCAGGACGGCGGCCGCGCGCAGATGCGCGCCAACATCGATGCCTGGTGGCCTTTCGTCGAGCGTGGCGAGGTCGAGGCGATCGTGATGAACGCCTCCGGCTGCGGCGTGACCGTGCGCGAGTATGGCCACCACTTGCAGCACGATGTGGCATATGCGAAGAAGGCGGCGCGCATCTCGGAGCTGACGCGCGACCTGAGCGAGCTGCTGCCGGAGCTGGTGACGGCGCTGCGTGACAAGGTGAAGCCGGCGCCCGGCCTGTTCGCCTACCACCCGCCCTGCACCTTGCAGCACGGGCAGAAGCTGCGCGGCGGCGTGGAGCAGGGCATGGCGGCGCTGGGCTTCGAAGTGCGCGTGGCGATGAACGAATCGCACCTGTGCTGCGGCTCGGCGGGCACCTATTCCGTGCTGCAGCCGGACATCGCGCACACGCTGCGCGATCGCAAGCTGGGCCATCTGGGCGCGCTGCAGCCGCAGGCGATCCTGTCGGCCAACATCGGCTGCATCCAGCACCTGCAGTCGGGGACGGCGATGCCGGTGAAGCACTGGGTGGAAGCGCTGGACGCGGTGCTCACGTAG
- the glcE gene encoding glycolate oxidase subunit GlcE: protein MDPALAPLIERVRAAAAAGTPLRIRGSGSKDFYGEPPQGELLETAPLRGIASYEPSELVVTVRTGTPLAELEQVLAQSGQSLPFEPPHFGPGATVGGMVATGLSGPARASVGSVRDYVLGLELVNGRGEHLVFGGQVMKNVAGYDVSRLMAGALGTLGLITQVSLKVLPVAPAEATLRFEMTQAQALQQLNAWGGKPLPLNASRWQDGVLWLRLRGAVAAVEAATRALGGERLEAGSDWQAVREQALPWFAERGERELWRLSLPQTAPMLELPDSPLVEWHGAQRWVRADAADAARLREAAQRAGGHATLFRSARPQATGRMAPLPPVLERIQQDLKRQFDPAGIFNRGRLYPQL from the coding sequence ATGGATCCCGCCCTGGCCCCCTTGATCGAGCGCGTGCGCGCCGCCGCCGCGGCCGGCACGCCCCTGCGCATCCGCGGCAGCGGCAGCAAGGACTTCTATGGCGAGCCACCGCAAGGCGAATTGCTGGAGACGGCGCCGCTTCGTGGCATCGCCAGCTACGAACCGAGCGAGCTGGTGGTGACGGTGCGCACCGGCACGCCGCTGGCGGAGCTGGAACAGGTGCTGGCGCAAAGCGGCCAGTCGCTCCCTTTCGAGCCGCCCCACTTCGGCCCCGGCGCCACCGTCGGCGGCATGGTCGCCACCGGCCTCTCGGGCCCGGCGCGGGCCAGCGTGGGCAGCGTGCGCGACTACGTGCTGGGGCTGGAGCTGGTCAACGGCCGCGGCGAACACCTGGTGTTCGGCGGCCAGGTGATGAAGAACGTGGCCGGCTACGACGTCTCGCGGCTGATGGCAGGCGCGCTCGGTACGCTGGGCCTCATCACGCAGGTGAGCCTGAAGGTGCTGCCGGTCGCGCCGGCGGAAGCCACGCTGCGCTTCGAGATGACGCAGGCGCAGGCCCTGCAGCAACTGAATGCCTGGGGCGGCAAGCCGCTGCCCCTGAACGCGAGCCGCTGGCAGGACGGCGTGCTGTGGCTGCGCCTGCGCGGCGCGGTGGCGGCGGTGGAGGCCGCGACCCGCGCACTGGGCGGCGAGCGCTTGGAGGCTGGGTCCGACTGGCAGGCGGTGCGCGAACAGGCCTTGCCCTGGTTTGCCGAGCGCGGCGAGCGCGAGCTGTGGCGCCTGTCGCTGCCGCAGACGGCGCCGATGCTGGAGTTGCCCGATTCGCCCCTCGTCGAATGGCACGGCGCCCAGCGCTGGGTGCGCGCGGACGCCGCCGACGCGGCCCGCCTGCGCGAAGCCGCGCAGCGCGCCGGCGGCCACGCCACGCTGTTTCGCAGCGCTCGTCCGCAAGCGACCGGCCGCATGGCGCCGTTGCCGCCCGTGCTGGAACGCATCCAGCAGGACTTGAAGCGCCAGTTCGACCCGGCCGGCATCTTCAACCGCGGCCGCCTCTACCCGCAGCTCTGA
- a CDS encoding SMP-30/gluconolactonase/LRE family protein, producing MKWEVAVDTPDALGESPFWHPREQRLYWIDIAGKLVRRLHPQSGALESWELPQEPGCMAPAVNGGLVLGLRDGIYRARSWGGTLAPLVRFNHGATTRFNDGKADPEGRFWAGTIYEPKDARKADLYSLDCRPGNGAHGQPLVQLKACNATTANGLAWSPAADRTYWADTPRHEIYAWDWEPGPNVLRHHRVFKRFPAKPAGWQPGDPGYLGRPDGATVDVEGHYWCAMYEGSRVLRLSPQGDIVADIELPVRCPTMPCLGGPDGRTLYVTSARQGRSPEELKALPLSGCVLAMRVDVPGLPVNFFID from the coding sequence ATGAAGTGGGAAGTCGCCGTCGACACGCCGGACGCGCTGGGCGAGTCGCCCTTCTGGCATCCGCGCGAGCAGCGCCTGTACTGGATCGACATCGCCGGCAAGCTGGTGCGGCGCCTGCACCCGCAGTCCGGCGCGCTGGAGTCGTGGGAGCTGCCGCAGGAGCCGGGCTGCATGGCGCCTGCCGTGAACGGCGGCCTGGTGCTCGGCCTGCGCGACGGCATCTACCGTGCCCGCAGCTGGGGCGGCACCCTGGCGCCTCTGGTGCGCTTCAACCATGGCGCCACCACGCGCTTCAACGACGGCAAGGCCGACCCCGAAGGGCGTTTCTGGGCCGGCACCATCTACGAGCCCAAGGACGCGCGCAAGGCCGACCTCTACTCGCTGGACTGCCGCCCCGGCAACGGCGCGCACGGCCAGCCGCTCGTGCAGCTGAAGGCCTGCAATGCCACCACCGCCAACGGCCTTGCCTGGTCGCCGGCGGCGGACCGCACCTACTGGGCCGACACGCCGCGCCACGAAATCTACGCCTGGGACTGGGAACCCGGCCCCAACGTGCTGCGGCACCACCGCGTGTTCAAGCGCTTCCCGGCCAAGCCGGCGGGCTGGCAGCCGGGCGACCCCGGCTATCTCGGGCGACCCGATGGCGCCACCGTCGACGTCGAAGGCCACTACTGGTGCGCCATGTACGAGGGCAGCCGGGTGCTCCGGCTGTCCCCGCAGGGAGACATCGTGGCCGACATCGAACTGCCGGTGCGCTGCCCCACCATGCCCTGCCTCGGCGGCCCGGACGGCCGCACCTTGTACGTGACCAGCGCCCGCCAGGGCCGCTCGCCCGAGGAGCTGAAGGCGCTGCCACTGAGCGGCTGCGTGCTGGCCATGCGGGTGGACGTGCCGGGCCTGCCCGTCAATTTCTTCATCGACTGA
- a CDS encoding aldose 1-epimerase, with translation MIELRSGALRCELMPELGGCIAGFWLDDVPVLRSTPAAQLQSARQSGCYPLVPFSNRIGQATLVWQGTQHSLVRNDGDEPHAIHGVGWQRPWAVLDADERSAMLAYEHRPDASWPFEFDCSQAFRLGEDSLELTLALTNQSAQPAPVGLGWHPWFPKRPDSHLAFHASGRWEMGPDKLPTTRAPSTGIAADCAQLDVDHCYDGWDGQAELRDGMLRVRLESNLQRLVAFTNAAREYVAVEPVSHVNNAVHLYASGAAATELGLVVLQPGESMMAQLAITVERAA, from the coding sequence ATGATCGAATTGCGCTCAGGCGCTTTGCGTTGCGAGCTGATGCCCGAGCTCGGCGGCTGCATCGCCGGCTTCTGGCTGGACGACGTGCCGGTGCTGCGCTCCACTCCGGCCGCCCAGCTGCAAAGCGCTCGCCAGTCCGGCTGCTATCCGCTCGTGCCTTTTTCCAACCGCATCGGCCAGGCCACGCTGGTCTGGCAGGGCACGCAGCATTCGCTGGTGCGCAACGACGGCGACGAGCCGCACGCGATCCATGGCGTCGGCTGGCAGCGGCCCTGGGCGGTGCTCGACGCCGATGAGCGCAGCGCCATGCTGGCCTACGAGCACCGGCCCGACGCCAGCTGGCCCTTCGAATTCGACTGCTCGCAGGCCTTCCGCCTTGGCGAAGACAGCCTGGAGCTGACCCTGGCCCTCACCAACCAGTCGGCGCAGCCGGCCCCGGTGGGCCTGGGCTGGCATCCGTGGTTTCCGAAGCGGCCCGATAGCCATCTCGCCTTCCACGCCAGCGGGCGCTGGGAGATGGGCCCCGACAAGCTGCCGACCACGCGCGCGCCTTCGACCGGCATCGCCGCCGACTGCGCGCAGCTCGATGTCGACCATTGCTACGACGGCTGGGACGGCCAGGCGGAGCTGCGCGACGGGATGCTGCGCGTGCGGCTCGAATCCAACCTGCAGCGCCTGGTCGCCTTCACCAACGCCGCGCGCGAGTACGTGGCCGTGGAACCGGTCAGCCACGTCAACAACGCGGTGCACCTGTACGCGTCCGGCGCCGCCGCCACCGAGCTCGGCCTGGTGGTGTTGCAGCCGGGCGAAAGCATGATGGCGCAGCTGGCCATCACCGTGGAGCGCGCCGCATGA